In Streptomyces sclerotialus, the DNA window GGGACGGCGGACCAGGAACTGGTACGGGCGCTGACGGCGGCCGTACGGGGGGAGGTGTCGGGCACCGCGGCCGACCGGGCGCTGGTGACCATGGACGCGTCGAACTACCGGCGGGTACCGCGGGCGGTCGTCGCGCCACGGGACGCGGCGGACGTCGAGGCCGCGCTGCGGGTCTGCCGGGAGTACGGCGTACCGGTGGTGCCGCGCGGCGGCGGTACGTCCATCGCGGGGCAGGCCACCGGTACGGGCGTGGTGCTGGACTTCACCCGGCACATGCGGCGGATCCTCTCGCTGGACCCGGAGGCGCGGACGGCCGTGGTCCAGCCCGGCGTGATCTGCGACGAGCTGCGCACCGCGGCCGCCGCGCACGGCCTGACCTTCGGTCCCGACCCGTCCACGCACAGCCGCTGCACGATCGGCGGCATGATCGGCAACAACTCCTGCGGCTCGCACTCGGTGGCCTGGGGGACGACCGCGGACAACGTGCATGCCCTGGACGTGCTGACGTACGGGGGTGAGCGGGTCCGGGCTGCCCAGGGGTTCGACGGGGTGCCGGACGCCCTCGCGGACGGCGTGCGCGCCCTGGCCGACGGGAACCTCGCGCTGCTGCGCACCGGCTTCCCCGAGCTGCCGCGCCGGATCTCCGGGTACGCGCTGGACGCCCTCCTCCCCGAGAAGGGCGTCGACCTCGCGCGGGGGCTGACGGGCAGTGAGGGCACGCTCGGGGTGCTCACCGCGGCGACCGTGAAGCTGGTCGAGGCGCCGAAGGCCCGGGCCCTGGCCGTGCTGGGGTACCCCGATGAGAGCGCCGCCGCCGAGGCCGCGCACACCCTGCTGCCGTACCGGCCGTTGACGGTCGAGGGCATGGCGTCGGACCTGGTGCCGGACGCCGGGGGCCTGCCGAAGGGCGGCGCCTGGCTCTTCGTGGAGACGGGCGGCGGATCGCCGGAGGAGGCGCGGGCGCGTGCCGAGGAGCTGTGCCGGGCGGCGGGCTCCGGTACGACGGATCACGCGGTGGTGTCCGACCCGGCGGGGCAGCGCGCCCTGTGGCGGGTGCGCGAGGACGCCTCGGGTACGGCGACCCGGATGCCCGACGGTGGGGGCACCTCCCGCTCGAGCGGAGCCGAGAGTGGGGGAGAAGCATGGCCCGGGTGGGAGGACTGCGCCGTGCCCCCGGAGCGGCTCGGCGGCTACCTCCGCGACTTCCGGGCGCTGCTCGCCCAGCACGGACTGCGCGGCACCCCGTACGGCCACTTCGGCGACGGCTGCATCCACGTACGCATCGACTTCGACCTGCTCACCGAGGCCGGCATCGGCCGCTTCCGGGACTTCTCGTACGACCTGGGGGACCTGGTCGTCGCGCACGGCGGGTCGCTGTCCGGCGAGCACGGCGACGGGCAGGCCCGCGCCGAGCTGCTGCCGAAGATGTACGGGCCGGAACTGACGGACCTCTTCGGACGTTTCAAGGACATGTGGGACCCGGCGGGCGGGCTCAACCCCGGCATGCTCGTCCGTCCGCACCGCATGGAGGACAACCTCCGCTTCGCCGTGCTGCCGAAGCAGCCGGTCGACGTGGAGTTCGGCTATCCGCACGACAAGGGCGACTTCTCCGCCGCCGTCCGGCGCTGCGTCGGCGTCGCCAAGTGCCGCACCACCTCCGTCTCCGGCGCGGGCGTGATGTGCCCGTCCTTCCGCGCGACGGGCGAGGAGCAGCACTCCACCCGCGGCCGCGCCCGGCTGCTGCACGAGATGCTGGCGGGCGAAGTGGTCACCGGCGGCTGGCGGTCGGCCGAGGTGCACGACGCGCTCGACCTCTGCCTGTCCTGCAAGGGCTGCCGCAGCGACTGCCCGGTGGGCGTGGACATGGCGACGTACAAGGCGGAGTTCCTGCACCACCACTACAAGGGCCGGCTGCGGCCCGCCGCGCACTACGCCATGGGCCGGCTGCCGCAGTGGCTGCGTGCCGCCTCCGTCGCGCGGCTGGCCCCCGTGCTCAACGCGGCGGCCGGGGTCGGGCCGCTCGCCGCCCTGGCCAAGCGGGCGGGCGGCATCGCGCCGGAGCGCACGATCCCGGAGCTCGCGGCCGAGCCGTTCACGCGCTGGTTCGCCCGCCGCTTCCGCGCCCGTACGACCGGCTCCCGGCCGCGGATCATCCCGAGTGCGAAGGCCGCCACCCTCTGGCCCGACACCTTCACCACCTATCTCGCGCCGTCCGTGGGGCAGGCCGCGGTGCGGGTCCTGGAGGCCGCGGGCAAGGAGGTGGTCCTTCCGGCGGCGCCGGACAAGGCCGTCTGCTGCGGCCTGACCTACGTCTCCACCGGCCAGCTCGACCGGGCCCGCAAGGTCATGCGGCGCACGCTGGACCGCGTCGGGCCGTCGCTCGGCT includes these proteins:
- a CDS encoding FAD-binding and (Fe-S)-binding domain-containing protein — its product is MAERAQRETGTGTADQELVRALTAAVRGEVSGTAADRALVTMDASNYRRVPRAVVAPRDAADVEAALRVCREYGVPVVPRGGGTSIAGQATGTGVVLDFTRHMRRILSLDPEARTAVVQPGVICDELRTAAAAHGLTFGPDPSTHSRCTIGGMIGNNSCGSHSVAWGTTADNVHALDVLTYGGERVRAAQGFDGVPDALADGVRALADGNLALLRTGFPELPRRISGYALDALLPEKGVDLARGLTGSEGTLGVLTAATVKLVEAPKARALAVLGYPDESAAAEAAHTLLPYRPLTVEGMASDLVPDAGGLPKGGAWLFVETGGGSPEEARARAEELCRAAGSGTTDHAVVSDPAGQRALWRVREDASGTATRMPDGGGTSRSSGAESGGEAWPGWEDCAVPPERLGGYLRDFRALLAQHGLRGTPYGHFGDGCIHVRIDFDLLTEAGIGRFRDFSYDLGDLVVAHGGSLSGEHGDGQARAELLPKMYGPELTDLFGRFKDMWDPAGGLNPGMLVRPHRMEDNLRFAVLPKQPVDVEFGYPHDKGDFSAAVRRCVGVAKCRTTSVSGAGVMCPSFRATGEEQHSTRGRARLLHEMLAGEVVTGGWRSAEVHDALDLCLSCKGCRSDCPVGVDMATYKAEFLHHHYKGRLRPAAHYAMGRLPQWLRAASVARLAPVLNAAAGVGPLAALAKRAGGIAPERTIPELAAEPFTRWFARRFRARTTGSRPRIIPSAKAATLWPDTFTTYLAPSVGQAAVRVLEAAGKEVVLPAAPDKAVCCGLTYVSTGQLDRARKVMRRTLDRVGPSLGSPVVVLEPSCAATLRTDLPELLSDDPRAAQLARSVRTFAQYLEEYAPDWRPPRVDRPVAGQTHCHQHAVLGDAAERRLRERAGLTGELSGGCCGLAGNFGFERGHYDVSVACAEEQLLPAVRGADPSAEIVADGFSCRTQLAQLGERPGRHLAEVLAAHL